Proteins co-encoded in one Fervidobacterium gondwanense DSM 13020 genomic window:
- the fliP gene encoding flagellar type III secretion system pore protein FliP (The bacterial flagellar biogenesis protein FliP forms a type III secretion system (T3SS)-type pore required for flagellar assembly.), with the protein MKKFLTIFFLILLFTSSFPQDEVPLPGISIQVNPNQSPRDLVATLEILLVLTVLTLAPSILMLFTSFTRIIIVFSFVRNALGTRQVPPNQVLIGLALILTFFIMQPVWNDINNSALQPYMDGKITYQEFFSRTMGIVRTFMIKELVNHHNEDNVFVLSRALNQNVDRVEDASDSLLTSAFILGEIEIGFKMGILIYIPFIIIDMVVASILLSLGMIMIPPVLVSLPFKILVFVLANGWESVIVSLVKSFAG; encoded by the coding sequence ATGAAAAAGTTCCTTACAATATTCTTCTTAATCCTTCTTTTTACATCGTCCTTTCCTCAGGATGAAGTTCCATTACCTGGAATAAGTATTCAAGTCAATCCCAATCAATCACCAAGAGACTTAGTCGCTACTTTGGAAATACTTTTGGTGCTAACTGTTCTTACGTTAGCACCCAGTATTTTGATGCTGTTTACTTCATTTACAAGGATAATAATTGTATTTTCTTTTGTCAGAAACGCACTCGGAACTCGTCAAGTTCCACCAAACCAGGTTCTTATTGGTTTAGCATTGATTTTAACATTTTTTATCATGCAACCTGTGTGGAACGATATAAACAATTCTGCGCTTCAACCTTATATGGACGGAAAGATAACATATCAAGAATTCTTCTCAAGGACTATGGGCATTGTAAGAACATTTATGATTAAAGAACTTGTCAACCATCACAACGAAGACAATGTTTTTGTACTTTCACGAGCTTTGAATCAAAACGTGGATAGAGTAGAGGATGCGTCTGATTCGCTATTGACTTCAGCATTCATTTTGGGTGAAATAGAAATCGGTTTCAAAATGGGAATTTTAATCTACATACCTTTCATAATCATAGACATGGTTGTAGCAAGTATTTTGCTTTCCTTAGGTATGATAATGATTCCACCGGTTTTAGTCTCTCTACCTTTCAAGATATTAGTATTTGTCCTTGCTAATGGGTGGGAATCTGTAATAGTTAGCTTGGTAAAGAGTTTTGCTGGTTAG
- the truA gene encoding tRNA pseudouridine(38-40) synthase TruA → MKRVAIEFSYDGTDFFGYQRQNDVRTVQGELEKALERVFKTSIQTYAAGRTDTGVHASGQVASFDIPSERLSELDIRNAINANLPRDIYVKKAWFVHENFNPRYEAKKRIYHYFILNSKSNDIFLRRYTWWFPYKLNVEAMREAATYLVGEHDFTAFSKRGEDDTNPIRTISALRILRLKKDLILIRVEGISYLRGMVRSLVANLIKVGTNQWKPEHILEVLESKDRSKSAGLAPAHGLFLYKVLF, encoded by the coding sequence ATGAAACGCGTTGCGATAGAATTTTCGTACGATGGGACAGATTTCTTTGGCTATCAAAGACAAAACGATGTGAGAACAGTTCAGGGCGAATTGGAAAAGGCACTCGAACGTGTTTTCAAGACTTCAATTCAAACATATGCAGCCGGTAGAACTGACACAGGGGTACATGCAAGCGGTCAAGTAGCATCGTTCGATATCCCTTCAGAAAGACTTAGTGAACTAGATATTAGAAACGCCATCAATGCAAACTTACCAAGAGATATCTATGTGAAGAAAGCTTGGTTTGTACATGAGAATTTTAACCCAAGGTACGAAGCGAAAAAGAGGATATACCACTATTTCATTTTGAATTCCAAAAGTAACGACATATTTTTAAGACGATATACTTGGTGGTTTCCATATAAATTGAATGTAGAGGCTATGCGTGAAGCTGCTACTTACTTAGTTGGAGAGCATGATTTTACAGCGTTCAGCAAGAGGGGAGAAGATGATACAAATCCTATCCGAACCATCAGTGCTTTGCGTATACTACGTTTAAAAAAAGATCTTATACTGATAAGAGTCGAAGGAATCTCGTATTTAAGAGGCATGGTTAGAAGTTTAGTGGCTAATTTAATAAAAGTAGGAACAAATCAATGGAAACCAGAACATATTCTGGAGGTGTTAGAATCGAAAGATCGATCAAAATCCGCTGGATTGGCACCTGCGCATGGATTGTTCTTATACAAAGTGTTATTTTAG
- a CDS encoding type III PLP-dependent enzyme has protein sequence MEKLRTIASNYGTPVLVMDLEVVRQNYLNLVENIKNCKVYYAVKANSHVEILKLLRDLGSYFDVASRGEIEKLLSLGVEPYRMSFGNTIKKTEDIKFAYENGIRMFAVDAEMEIEKIAAVAPGSNIYVRISTNGMEDDADWPLTRKFGTSVSHAIELVKYAKENGLNPIGLSFHVGSQNYNPENWRTAIREAAIVFEEAKEFGVKMTMINTGGGMPVKYVRSIPAVKDIAKVINEAVEEYLGDNITVIVEPGRSMVGNAGIMITRVILRSQKSEEKWLYLDAGVFHGLTETIQNIRYRITVDGKEDEELETFVLAGPTCDSVDVMYYDAQLPKSTTIDDLVYFHATGAYTSEYATNFNGIPSPKIVFENGVISEVEQYAESVKVEKE, from the coding sequence ATGGAAAAACTCAGAACAATAGCAAGCAATTACGGAACACCAGTCTTAGTAATGGATTTAGAAGTAGTTAGACAGAACTACTTAAACTTAGTGGAGAATATTAAGAACTGTAAAGTATATTACGCAGTAAAAGCGAATTCTCACGTTGAGATTCTGAAACTTCTAAGGGATTTAGGTAGTTATTTCGACGTTGCATCAAGAGGCGAGATTGAAAAACTTCTATCACTTGGAGTTGAACCCTATAGAATGAGCTTTGGAAATACAATAAAGAAAACAGAAGATATAAAGTTCGCTTATGAAAATGGAATTAGGATGTTCGCTGTAGATGCCGAAATGGAGATAGAGAAAATTGCAGCTGTTGCACCGGGATCGAATATTTACGTGAGAATCAGCACAAATGGAATGGAAGACGACGCCGATTGGCCATTAACAAGGAAATTTGGTACAAGCGTAAGCCATGCCATTGAACTTGTTAAATATGCAAAGGAAAATGGCTTAAATCCTATCGGTTTGAGTTTCCACGTTGGTTCGCAAAACTACAACCCAGAAAACTGGCGCACGGCTATTAGGGAAGCGGCGATCGTTTTTGAGGAAGCAAAAGAGTTTGGTGTGAAGATGACAATGATAAATACTGGTGGTGGAATGCCAGTCAAGTACGTAAGAAGTATTCCGGCGGTGAAAGATATTGCAAAGGTTATAAACGAGGCAGTTGAAGAGTATCTTGGAGATAATATAACAGTAATAGTTGAGCCTGGAAGATCGATGGTTGGAAATGCGGGTATAATGATTACAAGAGTTATACTCAGAAGCCAAAAAAGTGAGGAAAAATGGCTTTATCTTGACGCAGGTGTATTCCATGGCTTGACAGAAACTATTCAAAACATCAGATACAGAATAACAGTTGATGGCAAAGAAGACGAGGAATTGGAAACATTTGTTTTAGCAGGTCCGACATGTGATAGTGTTGATGTTATGTACTATGACGCTCAGTTGCCGAAAAGCACCACAATAGATGATCTTGTTTACTTCCATGCGACAGGCGCATACACTTCAGAATATGCCACAAACTTCAACGGTATTCCTTCACCAAAGATAGTTTTTGAGAATGGAGTAATCTCAGAAGTGGAACAATATGCTGAATCAGTGAAGGTTGAAAAGGAATAA
- a CDS encoding chemotaxis protein CheW yields the protein MSDKIMEFEVLVFKALNQEMAIDVEMVEIVIEKTEITPVPRARKVIEGVINLRGKIVPVISLPLLLSSNAESNYKKIIIVKIEDVEFGLMVDEVIGVLRTSSNELETNLGKMNTYGKKAKGLIKKDMRLIVYLNLEEILKEIIGSEVA from the coding sequence ATGAGCGATAAGATCATGGAATTCGAAGTGCTTGTTTTCAAAGCTCTCAATCAGGAAATGGCAATTGACGTTGAAATGGTGGAAATTGTAATAGAAAAAACAGAAATAACACCAGTACCAAGAGCAAGAAAAGTAATAGAAGGTGTGATTAACCTTAGAGGAAAGATAGTCCCGGTAATAAGCTTGCCATTGTTATTGTCGAGCAATGCAGAAAGTAACTATAAAAAGATCATAATCGTAAAAATTGAGGATGTTGAATTCGGACTAATGGTTGACGAGGTTATAGGCGTTCTTAGAACCAGTAGCAATGAACTTGAGACAAATTTAGGAAAAATGAATACATACGGCAAAAAAGCGAAAGGTCTTATAAAGAAAGATATGAGATTGATAGTTTATCTTAACCTGGAAGAAATATTAAAAGAGATTATAGGTTCGGAGGTGGCATAA
- a CDS encoding chemotaxis protein CheA has translation MGEYNEYLSVFIDESKEYIQLLNDSLLELEKNPSDMEQINRAFRALHTLKGMAGTMGFEKLAKLCHRMENYLEAVRGGKVEISSNELDFLFAGLDMIEKMIAEIMSSGTDNISEDINGLVEIFERIAKGETVSKEVQKAEKNVREEEKVMESKDVADTFAQEVVKDVLEEAAKKNIPAYHIVVTLQEGTQLKSARMYMVFHSLEELGVEIIHSIPSVEDIENEKFDLSVELIGVGNVPQEKIYEKLMNVSEVKNVVVKPLKQVAAKSEQTGKKDERVTEEQTKEQKKVKVTQTVRVDTEKLDTLMNLMGELVIARSRIADILKKYNIKEVDESLAQLSRITLDLQNVVMKVRMVPIEFVFNRFPRMVRDLSRSLNKEINFVMEGEETELDRTFVEVIGDPLVHLIRNAIDHGIETKEERIALGKPPIGTVKLSARHEGNNVVIEVEDDGRGMSREKILKKAVERGLITEEKAAGMPDEKIFDFIFLPGFSTKEQVSELSGRGVGMDVVKNTVDSLNGSISIESKIGKGTKVTIRLPLTLAIIQALLVKVNEYVYAIPISIIDSTLIISSEDIKVVQNEEVIVIRGEVIPLIKLWHVFEMKHEETPKEMNVVVVKSGTRKYGLTVDTLIGQEDIVIKSLGKIFSDVRIFSGGATLGDGSIALILDVANIVENI, from the coding sequence ATGGGTGAATACAATGAATATCTGAGTGTTTTTATCGATGAATCAAAAGAATATATTCAGCTTCTAAATGACTCGCTTCTCGAGTTAGAAAAAAATCCATCAGACATGGAACAAATCAATAGAGCTTTTCGGGCACTTCACACACTAAAGGGCATGGCCGGAACCATGGGATTTGAGAAACTTGCCAAACTGTGTCACAGAATGGAAAACTATCTTGAGGCTGTGCGTGGAGGAAAGGTAGAAATATCAAGCAATGAGCTTGATTTCTTATTCGCTGGTCTTGATATGATTGAAAAGATGATTGCAGAAATTATGAGCAGTGGCACAGACAATATAAGCGAAGATATCAACGGACTTGTTGAAATCTTCGAAAGGATAGCCAAAGGCGAAACAGTTTCTAAGGAAGTTCAAAAGGCAGAAAAGAATGTGCGTGAAGAAGAAAAAGTTATGGAGTCAAAAGATGTAGCAGATACATTCGCGCAAGAAGTAGTGAAGGACGTACTTGAAGAAGCAGCGAAGAAAAATATACCTGCATATCATATTGTTGTTACGCTTCAAGAAGGGACCCAGCTAAAATCTGCCAGAATGTACATGGTTTTCCACTCGCTGGAAGAACTTGGCGTAGAAATAATCCACTCAATTCCTTCTGTGGAGGATATAGAAAATGAGAAGTTTGACCTATCTGTTGAACTGATTGGTGTTGGTAATGTACCGCAAGAAAAAATCTATGAAAAGCTTATGAACGTCTCCGAAGTCAAGAATGTAGTTGTTAAGCCACTTAAGCAGGTGGCAGCGAAGTCTGAGCAAACTGGTAAAAAAGATGAGAGAGTAACCGAAGAACAAACAAAAGAGCAGAAAAAAGTCAAAGTAACACAGACTGTGAGGGTAGATACTGAAAAACTTGATACTCTCATGAACTTAATGGGAGAACTTGTGATAGCGCGAAGTCGAATTGCAGATATACTCAAGAAATACAATATCAAAGAAGTCGATGAATCCTTGGCACAGCTTAGCAGGATTACTTTGGACTTGCAAAACGTCGTTATGAAGGTCAGAATGGTTCCTATCGAATTTGTGTTTAACAGATTCCCAAGAATGGTAAGAGATCTGTCAAGATCGTTGAACAAAGAGATAAATTTTGTCATGGAAGGTGAAGAGACAGAACTCGACAGAACTTTCGTGGAAGTTATAGGTGATCCATTAGTACATCTCATAAGAAACGCTATAGACCATGGAATCGAAACGAAAGAAGAAAGAATAGCCCTTGGAAAACCACCGATCGGCACGGTAAAACTATCTGCTCGCCATGAAGGAAACAACGTAGTTATAGAAGTTGAAGACGATGGAAGAGGAATGAGTAGAGAAAAGATACTTAAAAAAGCTGTTGAAAGAGGATTAATAACTGAAGAAAAGGCCGCAGGAATGCCTGATGAGAAGATATTTGACTTTATATTCCTACCCGGATTCTCAACCAAGGAACAAGTGAGTGAACTTTCTGGCCGAGGAGTAGGGATGGATGTTGTAAAAAACACTGTGGATTCGCTAAATGGCTCGATCTCAATTGAGAGTAAAATAGGAAAAGGTACGAAGGTAACTATAAGATTACCTTTAACACTTGCTATCATCCAGGCGTTGCTTGTCAAAGTAAATGAATACGTCTATGCCATTCCTATATCGATAATTGACAGCACGTTAATTATAAGTTCTGAAGACATAAAAGTGGTTCAAAACGAAGAAGTTATAGTCATACGCGGTGAGGTTATACCTTTGATTAAACTGTGGCACGTGTTTGAAATGAAACACGAAGAAACACCCAAGGAAATGAACGTTGTTGTCGTAAAGTCAGGTACGAGGAAGTACGGTCTTACAGTTGATACATTAATAGGACAAGAGGATATAGTTATTAAATCACTTGGAAAGATATTCAGCGACGTCAGAATATTCAGTGGCGGTGCCACACTCGGTGATGGTAGTATCGCACTAATATTAGACGTAGCAAATATTGTTGAAAATATTTAG
- a CDS encoding sensor domain-containing diguanylate cyclase: protein MSKKELFFVISLFLIGGLFFFLSRPLIVSYDLRLLILGFLIMVFAQYVQIPIAGVIFNMKAFAALFLLLFLSPETTALLSIGSILVQRKINLKSFVLRSSFELAQYGLATFLFKLSSTDYYRIPLFSISYFSLNSILTVIYVKSFAKVSVKKFFRVTAVVFLLGIYSSAILTTAYLFLESKFTNLSFTLLLYAGFLIQLYYTVNAQVWYQELQYEKEQISRETENLLKMPKILESFGTEDVDTILSKLLEVTCKMTGFSVSLMSLFDNRTGKVVRISKYGITDEDFAIIKQKQPDIKDTILLMQSRFDIGGAFFIPKGSLALDEEYTFKPLDYAKLDAENAWDPDDLFLVPIVYSNRIIGYISFDKPSNKLRPTKREVELAKFFAWQILQILKDSHYSILFTSPYGKEISLSSLMEEISKAIMSNRSFTLVYLDIDSFEKINLEKGFRFGDELIRHVQHTLEQEVKTFGVYSHLGDEFMVLLWTKSKSDGMLVAEKVVESVKERYPGITFTGAIVKYPADATDLNGILSKIRTALIAGKKSGGGRIVNI, encoded by the coding sequence GTGTCTAAAAAAGAACTCTTTTTTGTTATTTCGTTATTTCTTATAGGAGGTTTGTTCTTTTTTCTTTCGAGACCTTTGATTGTAAGCTATGATTTAAGACTTTTGATACTCGGTTTCTTAATAATGGTTTTTGCCCAGTATGTGCAGATACCGATTGCCGGTGTGATATTTAATATGAAGGCATTCGCTGCGCTTTTTTTGCTTCTGTTTTTATCACCTGAAACCACAGCCCTTTTATCTATTGGTTCAATTCTTGTACAAAGGAAAATCAATTTAAAAAGTTTTGTACTGAGAAGCTCTTTTGAATTAGCGCAATATGGTTTAGCTACATTCCTTTTTAAGTTATCATCGACGGATTATTATAGGATACCGTTATTTTCAATATCTTATTTTTCTTTAAACTCGATTCTTACAGTAATTTATGTAAAGTCATTTGCAAAGGTCTCTGTGAAAAAGTTTTTTCGGGTTACAGCCGTTGTGTTCTTACTTGGCATTTATAGTTCGGCAATACTTACAACCGCGTACCTCTTTTTAGAATCAAAATTCACAAATTTATCTTTCACATTGCTGCTCTATGCTGGTTTTTTGATCCAGCTGTATTACACTGTGAACGCTCAGGTGTGGTATCAGGAATTACAATATGAGAAGGAACAGATATCAAGGGAAACAGAAAATCTACTTAAGATGCCCAAGATACTTGAGAGCTTTGGAACAGAGGATGTAGATACTATATTGTCAAAGCTGTTAGAAGTAACTTGCAAAATGACAGGATTTTCCGTCTCTTTAATGAGTCTTTTCGACAATAGGACTGGAAAGGTAGTAAGAATATCTAAGTATGGTATTACAGACGAGGATTTTGCTATTATAAAGCAAAAGCAACCAGACATAAAAGACACAATTCTCTTAATGCAGAGCCGGTTTGATATAGGAGGTGCTTTCTTCATACCTAAGGGAAGCTTAGCGCTTGATGAAGAATATACATTTAAACCTTTAGATTATGCCAAACTCGATGCAGAAAACGCATGGGATCCCGACGATTTATTTTTAGTTCCTATAGTATACAGTAACAGGATCATAGGTTATATAAGCTTTGATAAACCTTCCAACAAACTTAGACCAACAAAAAGAGAAGTTGAATTGGCAAAATTTTTTGCCTGGCAGATATTGCAGATACTGAAAGATAGCCATTACAGTATTCTTTTTACAAGCCCTTACGGTAAAGAGATAAGTTTATCTTCTTTGATGGAGGAAATATCAAAGGCTATAATGTCAAATAGATCATTTACTTTGGTTTACCTTGATATCGATAGTTTCGAAAAAATCAATCTGGAAAAGGGTTTTAGATTTGGAGATGAACTCATCAGACATGTACAACATACATTAGAGCAAGAGGTGAAAACATTCGGCGTTTATTCTCATCTTGGTGACGAATTTATGGTACTCCTTTGGACGAAAAGCAAGTCAGACGGAATGCTCGTTGCAGAAAAGGTTGTCGAAAGTGTTAAGGAAAGATACCCCGGTATAACGTTCACGGGAGCCATTGTAAAGTACCCAGCTGATGCAACTGACTTAAATGGTATATTGTCCAAAATCAGGACCGCACTAATTGCTGGAAAAAAATCTGGTGGAGGAAGGATAGTAAATATATGA
- a CDS encoding TlyA family RNA methyltransferase — protein sequence MGSISERVRLDIALLHKGFAESRTKARQIIETGNVVVNGKVCTDPSKLIKKDDSIYLLKELKYVSRAGYKLEGLFNEYNIELKDRIACDIGSSTGGFVDFLLQHGVKKVYAVDVNTKQLHPKVATDPRVCKIEKNARELHFEDIGEKVDVVTVDVSFISVTKLLKPIKSLLNSNGHAIILIKPQFEVGHKHSGVVRKRELHVTILENLLDEFIHEEFIPDYLTYSKILGGDGNIEFFLVVRYYGEAYSEPETIKQNIMKVVNNAWEEHHK from the coding sequence ATGGGAAGTATTTCTGAAAGAGTGAGACTCGATATAGCATTACTGCACAAAGGCTTCGCAGAGAGCAGGACAAAAGCACGTCAGATCATCGAGACGGGCAATGTTGTAGTAAACGGTAAAGTATGTACCGACCCGTCAAAATTAATAAAAAAAGACGACTCAATCTATCTATTGAAAGAGCTTAAATATGTTAGTCGAGCTGGATATAAACTTGAAGGATTATTTAACGAATATAACATAGAATTAAAAGACAGGATCGCGTGTGACATAGGTAGTTCAACGGGCGGATTTGTTGACTTTTTGCTCCAACATGGTGTCAAGAAAGTATATGCTGTGGATGTTAACACAAAACAATTACATCCAAAAGTAGCCACGGATCCAAGAGTATGCAAGATCGAAAAAAATGCGAGAGAACTGCACTTTGAAGATATTGGGGAAAAGGTGGACGTAGTAACTGTAGATGTGTCTTTCATCTCTGTAACCAAGTTACTTAAACCAATTAAAAGTCTTTTAAATTCGAACGGGCATGCTATAATTTTAATAAAACCACAGTTTGAAGTTGGGCACAAGCACTCTGGAGTGGTAAGGAAGAGAGAACTCCATGTAACGATCTTGGAAAATCTTCTCGATGAATTTATTCATGAAGAATTTATCCCAGATTATTTAACGTATTCAAAGATTCTTGGAGGAGATGGGAATATAGAATTCTTCCTTGTAGTCAGATATTATGGAGAAGCGTATTCTGAACCTGAAACGATTAAACAGAATATAATGAAGGTTGTTAACAACGCCTGGGAGGAACACCACAAATGA
- a CDS encoding flagellar biosynthetic protein FliO: MRRKLPTTVGGRFAKVLSKIYIDRTTYLVLVRILKEYYVILVSPNYAQVLKKLDMIDEGEIEKLESGKSFEDILSKLVGGKK, from the coding sequence TTGAGAAGGAAGCTCCCCACAACTGTTGGGGGGCGTTTTGCTAAAGTACTAAGCAAAATCTACATAGACCGAACAACATACTTGGTTTTGGTAAGAATACTGAAAGAATATTACGTGATATTAGTCAGTCCAAACTACGCACAGGTACTGAAAAAACTAGACATGATAGATGAAGGAGAGATAGAAAAGTTAGAATCCGGAAAAAGTTTTGAGGATATTCTTAGTAAACTCGTTGGTGGTAAGAAATGA
- the cheY gene encoding chemotaxis protein CheY has protein sequence MARVLVVDDAAFMRMMLKDILTKSGHEVVGEAANGIEAVEKYKELKPDVVTMDITMPEMNGIDAIKEIKKIDPNATVIVCSAMGQQAMVIEAIQAGAKDFIVKPFQAARVIEAVQKVLK, from the coding sequence ATGGCACGTGTTTTAGTTGTTGATGATGCAGCTTTCATGAGGATGATGCTCAAAGATATACTTACAAAATCAGGACATGAAGTTGTGGGAGAGGCTGCTAATGGCATCGAAGCGGTTGAGAAATACAAAGAACTAAAACCAGATGTAGTAACTATGGATATTACAATGCCCGAAATGAACGGAATCGATGCAATAAAAGAAATTAAGAAAATTGATCCGAACGCGACAGTGATAGTGTGTAGTGCTATGGGTCAACAAGCAATGGTTATAGAAGCAATACAAGCTGGTGCAAAAGATTTCATAGTTAAACCTTTCCAAGCAGCAAGGGTAATAGAAGCTGTTCAAAAAGTCTTGAAATAA